Proteins from a single region of Desulfobacter postgatei 2ac9:
- the istB gene encoding IS21-like element helper ATPase IstB has product MMSDRDQIGNHLKSLHMPTMRRSYEEMADQARAESWGYEHYLLQLLNLECEGRWQNRIARNLRASRLPPSKTFENFDKKRLPIKVANHLNVLIDGSFLNQSENILAFGNPGSGKTHLLCAIGHELIAQGKQVLFIPCSHLVQDLLIAKRELELTKKLKSLSRFDAVIIDDIGYVQQSREEMEVLFTFLADRYEQGSLMITSNLPFSKWEQIFKDPMTTAAAIDRLVHHSIIFELNVESYRMEQAKKEAESC; this is encoded by the coding sequence ATGATGAGCGACAGAGACCAGATTGGAAACCATCTTAAAAGTCTGCACATGCCGACCATGCGCCGCAGCTATGAAGAAATGGCAGATCAGGCCCGGGCTGAGTCATGGGGGTATGAGCACTATCTTTTGCAGTTGCTGAATCTTGAATGTGAAGGGCGCTGGCAAAACCGGATAGCACGGAACCTGAGGGCATCCAGGCTGCCACCCTCGAAAACCTTTGAGAATTTTGATAAAAAGCGTCTTCCCATAAAGGTCGCTAATCATTTGAATGTACTGATCGACGGCTCTTTTTTAAATCAATCTGAAAACATTTTGGCCTTTGGAAATCCTGGAAGCGGGAAAACCCATCTGTTATGTGCCATTGGTCATGAATTGATTGCACAAGGAAAACAGGTCCTTTTCATCCCATGCAGCCATCTTGTCCAGGATCTGCTGATCGCCAAAAGGGAACTTGAGTTGACAAAAAAGCTCAAAAGTCTTTCCAGATTTGATGCCGTGATTATCGATGATATCGGATATGTCCAGCAAAGCCGGGAAGAGATGGAAGTTCTGTTCACCTTCCTGGCAGATCGGTATGAACAAGGCAGCCTGATGATCACCAGCAATCTTCCCTTTTCTAAATGGGAACAGATTTTTAAGGACCCTATGACAACTGCTGCGGCTATTGACCGGCTTGTTCACCACAGCATTATCTTCGAATTGAATGTTGAAAGCTATCGTATGGAGCAGGCCAAAAAGGAGGCAGAATCATGTTAG
- a CDS encoding type II toxin-antitoxin system PemK/MazF family toxin, giving the protein MNIKRYEIYFADLNTTIGSEIQKIRPVVIVSQDEMNKYLETIVICPLTSKLHPQWRTRLQIKCMNKNAEIAVDQIRAISKQRLKTKIDQLPDNKAAQLRKLITDMYGE; this is encoded by the coding sequence TTGAATATTAAAAGATATGAAATATATTTCGCTGACCTCAATACAACTATAGGTAGTGAAATACAAAAAATCCGCCCAGTTGTCATAGTAAGTCAGGATGAAATGAATAAATACCTGGAAACAATTGTTATTTGTCCATTAACATCAAAATTGCATCCACAATGGCGAACACGCCTTCAAATCAAATGTATGAACAAAAATGCTGAAATCGCTGTTGATCAAATTCGGGCTATCAGTAAACAACGATTAAAAACAAAGATTGATCAGTTACCCGACAATAAGGCCGCTCAGCTACGTAAGCTGATAACTGACATGTACGGAGAATAA
- a CDS encoding AbrB/MazE/SpoVT family DNA-binding domain-containing protein, which produces MDNNLRTRDAKIVPIGNSKGIRIPKVLLQKYGLKHTLLIEETDKGLLLRNKEESKLSWIETFKAMADEKEKWDDFDTTLLDGLEDENFEY; this is translated from the coding sequence ATGGATAATAATCTACGAACAAGAGACGCCAAAATAGTTCCTATCGGCAATTCTAAAGGTATTCGCATTCCTAAAGTACTCCTTCAAAAATATGGTCTGAAACATACTCTTCTAATTGAAGAAACAGATAAAGGGCTGCTTCTTCGTAATAAAGAAGAATCTAAGCTTTCCTGGATAGAAACGTTTAAAGCCATGGCTGATGAAAAAGAAAAATGGGACGATTTTGACACAACGCTACTTGATGGCTTGGAAGACGAAAACTTTGAATATTAA
- a CDS encoding helix-turn-helix domain-containing protein codes for MAHSKAEYDRQVSFLDSILDEVGEDENHPLASLVETIGSLVETYETAHLPEHEGAPVDILKCLMQEHGVRQGDLPEIVSQGLVSEILSGKRRLNTRQVKALGKRFGVSPVVFI; via the coding sequence GTGGCCCATTCAAAAGCAGAATATGACCGGCAGGTATCTTTTCTTGACAGCATTTTGGATGAAGTCGGAGAGGACGAAAATCACCCGCTGGCGTCTCTGGTCGAGACCATCGGCAGTTTGGTGGAAACGTATGAAACCGCCCACTTGCCGGAACATGAGGGAGCACCAGTTGACATCTTGAAGTGTTTAATGCAGGAACACGGTGTCAGGCAGGGAGATCTGCCGGAGATCGTCAGCCAAGGGCTTGTATCTGAAATTTTGAGCGGAAAGCGCAGGCTTAACACCCGGCAGGTGAAGGCACTAGGAAAACGGTTCGGGGTTTCGCCTGTGGTGTTTATTTGA